TCACCAAGGGCGAGGACGGTACGGGGCCCGTCACCGCCGACGGCATGATGCCCCTGTGGGCGGTGTCGCTCGGCTGGGAGCTGCGGCGCGGCCGTCAGGTGATCGTCAACGGGCAGATCCGGGACCGCTGGTGGTTCGACGACCGGCCCGCCTCCTTCCGGGAACTGGTCGCCGGGGTGCTGGAGGCGCGCGGCGCCGATGTGGTGGGCTGGTGGGACCCGGTGGGCGGACTCAGCTTTCCGCTGCCTGGCCACGCGGAGCGCTTCGCCGAGCTGGAGGCGAACCGGCCAGGCGCGGCCACGAGGAGCGGCGGTACGGCCGCACCCGCGGACGACCGGCGACAGACCGACACCCGCGGCCCGCGACAGACCGACCCGCGCGGCCGGCGCGGCGGCGAACGCGAGCGGGACCGGTCGAGCCTGCTCTCCCCCCGCCCGGCCGGCCCCCCGCGCGCCTTCGACGACGTGGTCGCCGCCGTGCACCGGCTCGCCGCCTCCCCCGACGCGGCCACGGCCTTCGTGTTCCAGGACGTCGACCACCATCTCCCGCCCGGCGAGCCGGAGTCGAATCCCGGCTACCTCCGGCTGCGCGCCGCGATGACGGATGCCGTGACCCCCCACTCGGCCCTGGCGGGCCGCCACCCGCACGCCCGCAACGCCGTCCTGTGCGCGGTGGGCGACGTCGGCCGGCTGCCGGGCTGGTTCCACCTGGAGGACCCGCGGATCGCCACCCTGCACATCGGCCCACCGGACCCGAGCGAGCGCCGCCTGTGGCTGACCTGGCTGCGCGGCGAGTTCAACGGCGCCCCGGGCGCCACACGCCACGACATCGAGGCCCTGGTCGGTGCGACCGACGGCATGTCCGGCTGGGACGTCGAAGCGCTCGCCAGGACCTCCTGGCTGCGCGACGCGCCCCTGCAGAAACCGGACAAGCTCCTGGAACTGCACCGGCTGAACGTGAGCATCGACCCGTGGACCCAGTTGGACCGGGAGACCGTCGCCCGCGCGGGCGACGTACTGGGCACCCGAGTGGTCGGCCAGTCCAAAGCCGTCGACGCGGTGGCCGCCGCGCTCCAAGCGGCCTTCGTGGGCATCGACTTCGGCGGCTCCGGCACCGCCCGCCCCCGGGGCGCGTTCTTCTTCGTCGGCCCGACCGGCGTCGGCAAGACCGAACTCGCCAAGGCTGTCGCCGAGTTGATGTTCGGCGACCAGAGCGCGTACGCCCGCTTCGACATGAGCGAGTACCAGCAGGAGCACGCGGCCGAGCGTCTCGCGGGCGCCCCGCCCGGCTACATCGGCCACGAGCAGGGCGGCGAGCTGACCCGGCGAGTGCAGGAACGGCCGTTCAGCGTCCTTCTCTTCGACGAGATAGAGAAGGCGCACCCACGGGTGCTGGACAAGTTCCTCCAGATCCTTGAGGACGGCCGCCTCACCGACGGCCGCGGCCAGACCGCCTACTTCTCCCAGTGCCTGATCATCTTCACCTCCAACACCGGCGCTGAGGCGGTCCAGGATCTGCTGTCCGAAGACGACGAGGAAGTGCCGTACGCCGTCCTGGAGGCACACTTCACCCGGGCCGTGGAGGAGAAGTTCCGGACGATCGGCCGGCCCGAGATCTACGGTCGCCTCAAGCCGGGCGTGGTCGTCTTCGACATGCTGCGGCGCAAGCACATCGTGAAGATCGCCGACCGGCTGCTGGGCGAGCTCACCGAGTCCGTCCGCGAACGCCACCAGGTCGAGTTGGTCCCCGACACGGACACCCTGCACCCCTGGATCACCGAGCGGATGAGCGACCCGGAGCACCAGGCGTACGGCGGACGGCAGATCCGCAACGAGATGGAGCGGCTGCGGGCGGCCGTGGTCGCCCACTTCCTGGCGCACCGCCCGGCCCCGGGGAGCCGCATCCGGCTCGGCACCGGCGCCGACGGCACGCCGTGGGTCACGACCGGGGAAGGGAACGGCTGAACACATGATCGGCATCGCCATCGGCCACCACATCGTCCGTATCGGCCGCACCGACCCGGAAGGCCGTACGACCGTCTCGACGACGGACCTGGCCGGAACGGACGCAGTCGCCGACCCCGCCACCGCCCTGACCGCGCTCCTTGCCGGAGCCGCGGGTGAGGAGGCGGTGCTCGGCCTGCCCGCGTCCGCCGGCCGCGAGGCCGAGGCCCGCCTTCGCCGCGCCGCCGAGGACATGGGCCTCCGCGTCAGCAGAATCGTCCCGGTGCCGGTCGCGGTCGCCCTGCACTACGGCGCGATCGACGAAGGCGTACAGCGCACCGTCCTGGTGGTCGACCGGACCGCGACAACGGCGGAGCTGACGGTTCTCGACATCACC
The nucleotide sequence above comes from Streptomyces sp. NBC_01716. Encoded proteins:
- a CDS encoding AAA family ATPase, which encodes MTAAGFTKGEDGTGPVTADGMMPLWAVSLGWELRRGRQVIVNGQIRDRWWFDDRPASFRELVAGVLEARGADVVGWWDPVGGLSFPLPGHAERFAELEANRPGAATRSGGTAAPADDRRQTDTRGPRQTDPRGRRGGERERDRSSLLSPRPAGPPRAFDDVVAAVHRLAASPDAATAFVFQDVDHHLPPGEPESNPGYLRLRAAMTDAVTPHSALAGRHPHARNAVLCAVGDVGRLPGWFHLEDPRIATLHIGPPDPSERRLWLTWLRGEFNGAPGATRHDIEALVGATDGMSGWDVEALARTSWLRDAPLQKPDKLLELHRLNVSIDPWTQLDRETVARAGDVLGTRVVGQSKAVDAVAAALQAAFVGIDFGGSGTARPRGAFFFVGPTGVGKTELAKAVAELMFGDQSAYARFDMSEYQQEHAAERLAGAPPGYIGHEQGGELTRRVQERPFSVLLFDEIEKAHPRVLDKFLQILEDGRLTDGRGQTAYFSQCLIIFTSNTGAEAVQDLLSEDDEEVPYAVLEAHFTRAVEEKFRTIGRPEIYGRLKPGVVVFDMLRRKHIVKIADRLLGELTESVRERHQVELVPDTDTLHPWITERMSDPEHQAYGGRQIRNEMERLRAAVVAHFLAHRPAPGSRIRLGTGADGTPWVTTGEGNG